Proteins from a genomic interval of Candidatus Methanoperedens sp.:
- a CDS encoding nucleotidyltransferase domain-containing protein, with translation MNPDEIDELLKSSVERLKNIYGFEKVRFIILYGSAVKGMTRENSDIDLCIDIEAESDYERSKFRLSVLSELPDYFDVQIFAQLPLYVKKEVLKGKVIFCRDEEYLYEIAISTIKEFEDFKYRFYDYIGERALA, from the coding sequence ATGAACCCTGATGAAATAGACGAACTTTTAAAAAGTAGTGTGGAGAGGCTCAAAAATATCTATGGGTTTGAAAAAGTCAGATTTATCATATTGTACGGTTCCGCTGTCAAGGGTATGACACGTGAAAACTCGGATATCGACCTTTGTATCGATATTGAGGCGGAATCTGATTACGAACGTTCAAAGTTCAGGCTCAGTGTTTTATCGGAACTCCCTGATTATTTCGATGTCCAGATATTTGCACAGCTTCCCTTGTATGTGAAAAAAGAGGTGTTGAAAGGCAAAGTTATTTTTTGCAGAGATGAAGAATATCTGTATGAAATTGCGATTTCGACAATAAAAGAATTTGAGGATTTCAAGTATCGTTTCTATGATTATATCGGGGAGAGGGCCCTTGCATGA
- a CDS encoding DUF86 domain-containing protein: MRTEIIRTKIEEIRESLELIRENLPDSFETFASLGLVKDGMYKRIEFSIENVFDICAIINTDLRLGIPQSDGEIVEILLRNGVIDSEMKEKLKSMKGFRNIIVHRYGGIDDRLSYEFFNEKLGDFDEFIERITDFMKMQK; the protein is encoded by the coding sequence ATGAGGACAGAAATAATTAGGACAAAAATCGAAGAAATCCGGGAGAGCCTGGAGCTTATCAGGGAAAATTTACCTGATAGTTTTGAAACGTTCGCATCGCTTGGGCTTGTAAAAGACGGCATGTACAAGAGGATTGAATTCTCCATCGAAAATGTTTTTGATATTTGTGCCATCATCAATACCGATCTCAGGCTTGGGATACCGCAATCGGATGGCGAAATCGTTGAAATTTTACTTAGAAATGGGGTTATCGATAGCGAAATGAAGGAAAAGCTAAAATCCATGAAGGGCTTCCGGAATATTATTGTTCACAGGTATGGCGGAATAGATGATAGACTTTCGTACGAGTTTTTCAACGAGAAACTTGGAGACTTCGATGAGTTTATTGAGAGAATAACTGACTTTATGAAGATGCAAAAATAA
- a CDS encoding P-II family nitrogen regulator translates to MKKIEAIIRPEDLDGIRIALQEKGIIGMTIAEVQGRGQQKGICLQWRAGEYHVEFLEKLKLDMVVNDEDVEPVIEAITGVARTGRIGDGKIFVYPVEDVVRISTGERGKEAI, encoded by the coding sequence ATGAAGAAAATCGAGGCAATAATAAGACCCGAAGATCTAGATGGGATTCGAATAGCGCTCCAGGAGAAGGGCATAATCGGTATGACCATCGCGGAAGTGCAGGGACGGGGACAGCAGAAAGGCATCTGTTTGCAGTGGCGTGCGGGCGAATACCACGTTGAATTCCTGGAAAAGCTCAAGCTGGATATGGTTGTGAATGACGAAGATGTCGAGCCTGTGATAGAGGCCATAACAGGCGTTGCAAGAACCGGGAGGATTGGAGATGGAAAGATTTTCGTTTACCCTGTTGAAGATGTCGTTCGCATCAGTACCGGTGAACGTGGAAAGGAAGCCATTTAG
- a CDS encoding menaquinone biosynthesis protein codes for MIRLGKIAFANCDFPYYALEHGRIEAQDIKITEGHPVELARQLFNGELDISPISSIMYAKRKDLLILPRLSITSNDFTKSVLICSNGKMHLSELEGKTLCIPETTASSATLIRIILRQMGVNIKFRQCQGNDVGGMLKEGDAALLIGDSALHAIGKHRIIADLGNEWKKMTGKKMVYAIWVVREDFARENPDKVRYALDALLRSKDYAYEHVNEIANSIGREKKIDCGFMQEYLHTLNYDFDTESVESLLLYFKYAKECGIEGDVELRFFDTDDGDA; via the coding sequence ATGATCCGTCTTGGAAAGATCGCCTTTGCTAATTGTGATTTCCCATATTACGCATTGGAACACGGCAGGATAGAAGCGCAGGATATCAAGATCACAGAAGGGCATCCAGTTGAACTCGCACGGCAGTTGTTCAATGGCGAACTGGATATCAGCCCAATTTCTTCCATCATGTACGCCAAACGAAAGGATCTCCTCATATTACCGCGTCTTTCCATCACATCCAATGACTTTACCAAAAGCGTGCTGATATGCTCAAACGGTAAAATGCATCTTTCTGAGCTCGAGGGAAAAACGCTCTGCATCCCTGAGACAACGGCAAGTTCTGCCACATTGATCAGGATAATATTACGACAAATGGGCGTGAATATAAAATTCAGGCAGTGCCAGGGGAATGATGTCGGTGGTATGCTCAAGGAAGGAGATGCAGCCCTCTTGATTGGCGACAGTGCCCTCCATGCGATAGGAAAACATCGCATTATTGCGGACCTGGGTAATGAATGGAAAAAGATGACCGGGAAGAAAATGGTCTATGCGATCTGGGTTGTAAGGGAGGATTTCGCCAGGGAGAATCCTGATAAAGTAAGGTATGCGCTGGACGCATTGCTTCGGTCAAAGGACTATGCTTATGAACACGTGAACGAGATAGCCAATTCCATAGGACGGGAGAAAAAAATCGACTGCGGGTTCATGCAGGAATACCTGCATACCTTGAATTATGATTTCGATACCGAGAGTGTGGAAAGCCTTCTCCTTTATTTTAAATATGCAAAAGAATGCGGCATTGAAGGGGATGTCGAACTTCGTTTCTTTGATACGGATGATGGCGATGCTTAA
- a CDS encoding DNA-3-methyladenine glycosylase 2 translates to MEMKITPSPPFDFELSSIIFSDGDAQYRRYENGKFWQVIRLDGKLILITVTSTGNVDKPQLSIELSSSEEITYNDRKLVEEFIVSIFNLDFDLEQFYESIKNDKLMSTVARRLRGLRSPTTQTVFESLVDSIVEQQISLKAAHTIQMKMIKNFGDNLKIGNRIYYAFPEPQKLASLNLEMLKRCGLSLKKSEYIGDISRSITEGNLDLENFKNHENTKEIIEELCKIRGIGIWTAELTMIRGMHKLESFPADDIGLRRIISHYYCNDKEITAMEGRRIAENWGKWKGLAGYYLLIAEKLGIKI, encoded by the coding sequence ATGGAAATGAAAATAACCCCCTCGCCACCGTTTGATTTTGAATTGAGTTCCATCATATTTTCTGATGGTGATGCGCAGTATCGAAGGTACGAGAACGGGAAATTTTGGCAGGTCATAAGATTAGACGGTAAACTGATTCTTATCACCGTGACATCTACGGGGAATGTTGATAAACCGCAATTATCCATTGAACTGAGTTCCAGCGAAGAAATTACCTATAACGACAGGAAATTAGTCGAAGAATTCATCGTTTCCATTTTCAATTTGGACTTTGACCTGGAACAGTTCTATGAAAGCATAAAAAATGATAAATTAATGTCAACTGTAGCTCGCCGGCTCAGGGGACTGAGAAGTCCCACGACCCAGACCGTTTTTGAAAGCCTGGTAGATTCAATTGTCGAACAACAAATATCGCTGAAAGCGGCGCACACTATACAAATGAAAATGATCAAAAATTTTGGCGACAATTTGAAGATAGGGAATAGGATTTATTATGCATTTCCAGAGCCGCAAAAATTGGCTTCCCTAAACCTTGAGATGCTGAAGAGATGTGGATTGAGCCTGAAAAAATCAGAATATATAGGAGATATTTCCAGATCCATCACAGAGGGCAACCTGGATCTGGAGAACTTCAAGAACCATGAAAATACAAAAGAAATTATCGAAGAACTCTGCAAAATCCGGGGAATCGGGATATGGACGGCAGAGCTTACGATGATAAGGGGCATGCATAAGTTGGAGTCTTTCCCTGCTGATGATATAGGACTGAGAAGGATTATTTCGCATTACTATTGTAACGATAAAGAGATAACGGCCATGGAGGGGCGAAGGATCGCTGAGAACTGGGGAAAATGGAAAGGACTGGCAGGATATTATCTGTTGATCGCTGAGAAACTGGGCATCAAAATATGA